Proteins from a genomic interval of Ferrovibrio terrae:
- a CDS encoding NuoB/complex I 20 kDa subunit family protein encodes MSNVTSNQPAATGLSTVQGIQPGSDQDVFFKDISDELADKGVVISSLDKLANWARTGSLWPMTFGLACCGVEMIHAYMARYDLDRFGSMPRASPRQSDVMIVAGTLTNKMAPALRKLYDQMAEPRYVISMGSCANGGGYYHYSYSVVRGCDRIVPVDIYIPGCPPTAEALIYGLLQLQKKIRRTGTIAR; translated from the coding sequence ATGAGTAACGTGACCAGCAATCAGCCTGCAGCCACCGGCCTGTCCACCGTGCAGGGCATTCAGCCCGGCTCCGACCAGGACGTGTTCTTCAAGGATATTTCCGACGAGCTGGCCGACAAGGGCGTGGTGATTTCCTCGCTCGACAAGCTGGCCAACTGGGCCCGCACCGGCTCGCTCTGGCCGATGACCTTCGGCCTGGCCTGCTGCGGCGTCGAGATGATCCACGCCTATATGGCGCGCTACGATCTCGACCGCTTCGGCTCGATGCCGCGCGCTTCGCCCCGCCAGTCCGACGTGATGATCGTCGCCGGCACGCTGACCAACAAGATGGCGCCGGCACTGCGCAAGCTCTACGACCAGATGGCCGAGCCGCGCTACGTGATCTCGATGGGCAGCTGCGCCAATGGCGGCGGCTACTATCACTATTCCTATTCGGTGGTGCGCGGCTGCGACCGCATCGTGCCGGTCGATATCTACATCCCCGGCTGCCCGCCGACCGCCGAAGCGCTGATCTATGGTCTTCTGCAGCTGCAGAAGAAGATCCGCCGCACCGGCACGATTGCCCGCTGA